The Klebsiella sp. RIT-PI-d genomic sequence CCATCGCTTTGTGGTATCCCTCTTCATGCGAGTTTAGCCACCGGCGTTTTGCGGCATGTTGCTCAGCCGGGGTGTGTTCAGTTGTGTTCATGAATTTTCCTGTTTTACCTGTCCAAATCCTGCAAGGATGTGCTGATGCCCCGGGACGCTTCTCATTATTCTGAGGATGAGATAGCGCCGCAGAGGGCGAAACATCCTACACTTATCATCAGGATGGCGTAAAGACAGTCTGCCGCTGAAAACGGCAGCTCAGGAAAGAAAGGCGCAGTTATTGACGGATTTCACCGCTATGCTGAATGCAGAAAATAAAAATCAGGGTTTCGGATATTCATCGTTTAAACAGGTTTATAGCGTTTTTTGATAAGCGCGTAGCGCATTTTTCGGCGGGTTTTCGGATATTAATTCAAACAGTACCCGGATAGCGTCCTCTTGTTTGCCGAGGGAAGACAGACATAACGCAAAGAAAGGAATAACGTCTGACGCGTCAGGCCAGGCGCGGCGGAATTGTAAAAAAAGATCTTCTGCTTTATGTCGTTTACCGAGACACCAATGGCGTATTTGCATTTTCTGGCAGTACAAATGTAAATAAATTGTTTCTCTTAGCGGCTCCAGAATTTTAATAATGCGGGTATGTCCTCGAAAGCGAGCCTGCAATATGTCTTATTTATTAAGTATTCTGGATAAAAGCCCCGTGGCGGAAGGCGAAAATGCCACCCAGGCGCTGGCGCGCACATTAACACTGGCGCAACATGCCGAAGCCTGGGGATATCATCGTTTCTGGATAGCCGAGCATCATAATACCGCTCAACTGGCCAGCCCCTCCCCGGAGCTGGTTATTGCCTGGCTTCTTGGCCAGACCCGACGTATTCGGGTTGGCTCTGGCGGGGTGATGTTGCAGCACTACAGTCCGTATAAAGTGGCTGAAAACTTCAATTTGCTGGCCTCTATTGCGCCGGGACGGGTCGACCTCGGAGTGGGAAAAGCGCCGGGCGGCCTGCCGAATGCCACGCGCGTTCTTCAGCAGGGCAGTCATGCAGACGAAAAAGGACGTTTTGACGATCGGCTGGCGCAGCTGGATAACTGGTTGTCCCTGACCCGGGAAGATGATGAGGCCAGCGTGCTGGCCACGCCGATCCCGACCCAGCGTCCGCAGGGATTTCTGCTGGGGGCCAGCGTGCAGAGCGCCAGACTGGCCGCGTCGCTGGACTGGGATTTTGTTTTTGCCGCGCATTTGAATGGCGATAAAGCGCTGCTGCGCGAGGTCATCGCCGCCTGGCGAGCCGTCAGTCGCAGACCGGTGATTGTTGCCGTGCAGGCAATTGTCGCCGACGACACTACCCGGGCGGCAACGCTGGCGCAGCAGGTTGAGATCTGGGGCGTGGAGCTTGAAAACGGTCAGCGCGTGACCGTGGGCAGTGAAGCCCAGGCGCAGGCGTTTGTACGCCAGGCGCAAAGTCCGGCGATCCATATAGCCCGCCGCGAATCGTCGTTATTGCACGGCACCGCGGAACAGGTGCTGGCCCAGCTTGACGCGCTGCACACCGCGTTCGGCATTGACGAATTTATCATTGATACGCCGGTGGCCGAGGGTGAGGCGCGGATCAACTCTCTGCGTTTACTGGCGGATGCGCGTGTCGTCGCGGAGGTTGCGCCATGACCTTCAGCCAGCAATTAATCGACTGGCGGCGCGAACTGCACCAGCATCCGGAACTTTCTCTCGAAGAGGTCGCTACCACTGCACGCCTGAGTGACTGGTTGCAGGCAGGCAATATCCGCCTGCTGCCCTATGCGCTCAAAACCGGCGTGGTGGCGGAAATTGGCCAGGGAGAAAAAGCGATTGCCCTGCGTGCGGATATTGACGCACTGCCCATCCATGAAGCCACTACTGTCCCGTTTCGCTCGCAGAACGCCGGAGTTATGCACGCCTGCGGTCACGATATTCACAGTAGCGTCATGCTGGGTGCCGCGCTGCTATTGAAACAAAAAGAAGCCCAGCTGCCGGGGCGGGTGCGAATTTTATTTCAGCCTGCCGAGGAAAATTTCGCCGGGGCCAAAGCGCTGATCCGCGCCGGGGTGCTGGAGGGTATTTCGGCGATATTCGGCATGCATAATGAGCCGGGACTACCGGTAGGGCACTTTGCTACCCGTGGCGGCGCGTTTTATGCCAACGTCGACCGCCTGGTGATCCGCATTACCGGCAAAGGTGCGCACGCTGCCCGGCCTCATGAAGGGCGTGATGCGATCCTGCTTGCCAGTCAACTGGTTACGGCGCTCCAGAGTGTTGCCAGCCGCGAAGTGAATACGCTTGATTCAGTCGTGCTTAGCGTGACGCGCATACAGGGCGGGAATACCTGGAATGTGCTGCCTGAAAGCGTTGAACTGGAAGGGACTCTGCGCACCCATCGCATTGAAGTTCAACAGCGGGTGAAGGCCCGGGTCGATGAAATCGCCGCCGGATTTGCCCTCGCGTTTGGCGCACAGATCGACGTTACCTGGTACGCCGGGCCGACGGCGCTGGTGAATGATGAGCGCTGGGCGGCCTTTTCTCACGATGTAGCGCAGCAATCGGGTTATCACACCGATCCTGCCGACCTGCATATGGGCGGTGAAGATTTTGCCGTCTATCTCCAGCACATTCCCGGCGCGTTTGTCAGTATCGGCAGCGCCAGCGATTTTGGCTTACATCATCCGGCGTTTAATCCGGACGAAGCGCTGATTGCACCTGCCGCGCACTATTTTGCGTCGCTGGCCGAGCGCGCATTACATCATATTTAATTTTTGCTTCAGGGGTAGGGGGAACTATGTCCAGAGAACGGCAATTGCGTCTTGGCACGATTTTACATGGCGCGTCGGGAAATATGTCAGCCTGGCGTCATCCGACAGCGCTAGCGGATTCCAGTATTAATTTTGAGTTCGTCAGACAGACTGCGTTAAAGGCGGAAGAGGGCAAGCTCGATTTTTTATTCGTCGCCGACGGTTTATATATCAATGAGAAATCGATCCCACATTTTCTGAATCGTTTTGAGCCGCTGACCGTGCTTTCCGCGCTGGCCAGCATTACCCGCCATCTGGGGCTGGTCGGTACGCTATCGACCTCTTACAGCGAGCCGTTCACCACCGCGCGGCAATTTGCCAGTCTGGATCATCTAAGCCAGGGCCGCGCAGGCTGGAATGTAGTGACCTCGCCGCTGGAAGGCTCGGCGAAAAACTTTTCCCGGGCGCAGCATCCCGAGCATGCGCTGCGTTACCGCATCGCCGATGAATATCTTGAAGTGGTTAAAGGCCTGTGGGATTCCTGGGAAGAGGACGCGTTCGTGCGCAATAAAGAGAGCGGCCAATTTTTTGATCCGGCTAAGTTGCACACCCTCAATCATCACGGTGATTTTTTTCAGGTGGCTGGGCCGCTGAACATTGGCCGCACGCCACAGGGGCGACCAGTCATTTTCCAGGCAGGCGCTTCTGAAGACGGTAAAAAACTGGCCGCCCGCCATGCAGATGCCATTTTTACCCATCATGAAACCCTGGAAGAGGCGCAGGCATTTTACCAGGACGTGAAGCATCAGCTGGAGGGGCAAGGTCGTCGCGCCGATGAACTGCATATATTCCAGGGCGTCAGCATTATTGTCGGTGATGATGCAGCGGATGTTGAACATCAGTATCAGACCACCGCGGCGCTGGTGTCGATTGACGATGCGCTGAATTATCTTGGTCGCTATTTCGAACATCACGATTTCAGCCAGTATCCGTTGGACGCGCCGTTCCCGGATATCGGTGACTTAGGGCAAAACAGTTTTCGCAGCACCACGGATGAAATCAAACGCAGCGCGCGGGAACGCCAGTTGACCTTGCGTCAGGTGGCGCTGGAAGCTGCCAGCCCGCGCCCGCGTTTTTCCGGTACAGCCGACGAGGTTGCTGACGGGCTGCAACGCTGGTTCGAGGCGCGCGCGGCCGACGGATTTATCATTCAGGGCGGTACGCCCGATACCTTTGCACATTTTGTCGATCGCGTGGTGCCTATCTTGCAGGCGCGCGGCCTGTTCCGTCGGGATTATCCCGGCAGCACGCTGCGTGAGAGCTTTGGCCTGGATCTGCCCGTTAACTCATTTACACAATAATAAGAGACAACGCTATGTACAAAACATCAC encodes the following:
- a CDS encoding LLM class flavin-dependent oxidoreductase: MSYLLSILDKSPVAEGENATQALARTLTLAQHAEAWGYHRFWIAEHHNTAQLASPSPELVIAWLLGQTRRIRVGSGGVMLQHYSPYKVAENFNLLASIAPGRVDLGVGKAPGGLPNATRVLQQGSHADEKGRFDDRLAQLDNWLSLTREDDEASVLATPIPTQRPQGFLLGASVQSARLAASLDWDFVFAAHLNGDKALLREVIAAWRAVSRRPVIVAVQAIVADDTTRAATLAQQVEIWGVELENGQRVTVGSEAQAQAFVRQAQSPAIHIARRESSLLHGTAEQVLAQLDALHTAFGIDEFIIDTPVAEGEARINSLRLLADARVVAEVAP
- a CDS encoding amidohydrolase, with amino-acid sequence MTFSQQLIDWRRELHQHPELSLEEVATTARLSDWLQAGNIRLLPYALKTGVVAEIGQGEKAIALRADIDALPIHEATTVPFRSQNAGVMHACGHDIHSSVMLGAALLLKQKEAQLPGRVRILFQPAEENFAGAKALIRAGVLEGISAIFGMHNEPGLPVGHFATRGGAFYANVDRLVIRITGKGAHAARPHEGRDAILLASQLVTALQSVASREVNTLDSVVLSVTRIQGGNTWNVLPESVELEGTLRTHRIEVQQRVKARVDEIAAGFALAFGAQIDVTWYAGPTALVNDERWAAFSHDVAQQSGYHTDPADLHMGGEDFAVYLQHIPGAFVSIGSASDFGLHHPAFNPDEALIAPAAHYFASLAERALHHI